A region from the Carassius carassius chromosome 33, fCarCar2.1, whole genome shotgun sequence genome encodes:
- the chrm1a gene encoding muscarinic acetylcholine receptor M1, whose product MAMITLITVPLSFVTITGNVLVMISFRVNPLLRTVSNYFLLSLAVADFILGAVSMNLYTTYILIGHWTLGNLACDVWLTVDYVASNASVMNLLAISVDRYLSVMRPLTYRATRTPRRAAVLITLAWTVSFVLWAPAILFWQYIVGERTVPEEECSVQFLSEPVITFGTAIAAFYLPVSVMVALYWRVYRETEKRSQQLAGLMASQGGRTGNTSQRSCHSNSRSVEDVGPQTDQKQLKKTHSSICPILTRRTAAWWKKRRQRDEMSSSCTTYSHPQMNTDRASPTPDDNPKYIPLVRMEETAVSDLDATKRSFDSGSQNSLDSRMNPATHAPARQQTRRARTSGLIREKKAARTLSAILLAFIVTWTPYNIMVLVSTFCEDCVPEGLWQLGYWLCYVNSTVNPVCYALCNKHFRVTFRALLLCRWKEQKKGIRWTPTGTG is encoded by the exons ATGGCCATGATCACTCTCATAACCGTCCCGCTCTCCTTCGTCACCATCACAGGCAACGTCCTGGTCATGATCTCTTTTCGGGTCAACCCTCTCCTGAGGACAGTGAGCAACTACTTCCTGTTAAGCTTGGCTGTGGCTGACTTCATTTTGGGCGCCGTCTCGATGAACCTCTACACTACCTACATCCTGATCGGCCACTGGACTTTAGGAAACCTAGCCTGTGATGTGTGGTTGACTGTGGATTATGTGGCAAGCAATGCTTCTGTTATGAACCTGCTGGCCATCAGCGTCGACCGCTATCTCTCTGTCATGCGACCTCTGACCTATCGGGCCACTAGAACGCCCAGAAGAGCCGCAGTGCTGATTACTCTAGCGTGGACCGTCTCATTCGTGCTTTGGGCTCCTGCTATTTTATTCTGGCAGTATATAGTGGGTGAACGTACTGTTCCAGAGGAAGAGTGTTCAGTGCAGTTCCTGTCTGAGCCTGTGATCACATTCGGGACGGCCATCGCCGCCTTTTACCTCCCGGTGAGCGTGATGGTGGCGTTATACTGGCGGGTGTACCGCGAGACAGAGAAACGCTCTCAGCAGCTCGCTGGACTCATGGCTTCACAGGGAGGACGCACGGGAAACACATCTCAG AGATCTTGTCACAGCAACTCTCGCAGCGTTGAAGACGTCGGACCACAAACAGACCAGAAGCAGCTCAAGAAGACACACAGCAGCATCTGTCCAATCCTCACCCGTCGGACAGCAGCGTGGTGGAAGAAACGCAGGCAAAGAGACGAGATGTCCAGCTCGTGTACCACATACAGCCATCCACAGATGAACACAGACCGCGCTTCTCCAACACCAGACGATAATCCCAAATACATCCCACTCGTTCGGATGGAGGAGACTGCAGTCAGTGATCTTGACGCCACCAAGAGGAGCTTTGACTCAGGAAGTCAGAATTCCCTGGATTCCCGAATGAATCCTGCCACGCACGCTCCCGCTCGCCAGCAGACCCGCAGAGCCCGGACCTCAGGTCTGATTCGGGAGAAGAAAGCGGCCCGGACCCTCAGTGCCATTCTCCTGGCTTTCATTGTAACATGGACACCTTACAACATCATGGTCCTGGTCTCCACTTTCTGTGAGGACTGCGTTCCTGAGGGACTGTGGCAGCTGGGATACTGGCTCTGTTATGTCAACAGCACAGTGAACCCTGTCTGCTACGCGCTCTGTAACAAGCACTTCCGGGTCACCTTCAGAGCGCTGCTGCTCTGTAGGTGGAAGGAGCAGAAGAAGGGGATCAGATGGACCCCGACAGGCACTGGCTGA